In the Phaseolus vulgaris cultivar G19833 chromosome 7, P. vulgaris v2.0, whole genome shotgun sequence genome, one interval contains:
- the LOC137829995 gene encoding 1-acyl-sn-glycerol-3-phosphate acyltransferase BAT2, chloroplastic has protein sequence MEITFLSSPSPIHHRLYLGHNEARFFAGSSSTLLCSHRSATTFKHPILWTSHKAPQCSMLGISKKLENVSWLFDSTKFLVQNKFPRDVVVRSELTAAGSAEDGYLLPELKVESKVRGACFYVVTAFSAIFLFVLMLAGHPLVLLFDRHRRKFHHFVAKVWAALTVAPFFKIEFEGMENLPPPDTPAVYVSNHQSFLDIYTLLTLGRSFKFISKTGIFLFPIIGWAMFLLGVIPLKRMDSRSQLDCLKRCMDLIKKGASVFFFPEGTRSKDGKLGTFKKGAFSVAAKTNAPLVPITLIGTGQIMPAGKEGIVNVGSVKVVIHKPIIGKESDMLCEEARKAIASVLTQS, from the exons ATGGAAATCACTTTTCTCTCTTCCCCTTCTCCAATCCACCATCGTCTTTACCTAG GCCACAATGAAGCGAGATTCTTCGCGGGATCCTCTTCCACCCTT TTGTGTTCTCACCGTTCTGCAACAACTTTTAAGCACCCAATTTTGTGGACTTCACATAAGG CTCCTCAATGTAGCATGCTAGGAATCTCCAAGAAGCTTGAAAATGTATCATGGCTGTTTGATAGTACTAAATTTCTTGTTCAGAATAAATTTCCCAGAGATGTAGTTGTTAGATCTGAACTTACTGCAGCTGGGTCTGCCGAAGATGGCTATTTGCTACCTG AGCTGAAAGTGGAATCTAAAGTCAGGGGAGCTTGCTTTTATGTTGTCACAGCCTTCAGTGCCATATTTCTTTTTGTACTGATGTTGGCTGGACATCCGTTGGTACTCCTGTTTGATCGCCATCGAAGAAAGTTCCATCATTTTGTTGCCAAAGTGTGGGCTGCATTGACTGTAGCAccatttttcaaaattgaatttGAGGGAATGGAGAATCTGCCACCCCCAGATACCCCTGCTGTGTATGTTTCGAATCATCAGAGTTTTCTAGACATATATACTCTTCTTACATTAGGAAGAAGCTTCAAGTTCATTAGCAAGACCGGGATATTTCTCTTTCCAATAATTGGGTGGGCAATGTTTCTTTTGGGTGTCATTCCTTTGAAGCGCATGGACAGCCGAAGTCAGCTG GACTGTCTTAAACGATGCATGGATTTGATAAAGAAAGGAGCCTCTGTTTTTTTCTTTCCAGAGGGAACACGCAGTAAAGATGGAAAACTAGGCACATTCAAG AAGGGTGCTTTCAGTGTAGCTGCTAAGACAAATGCTCCACTCGTACCTATTACCCTTATTGGAACTGGTCAAATCATGCCTGCAGGAAAGGAGGGTATAGTGAACGTTGGTTCTGTGAAAGTGGTTATACATAAACCCATTATTGGAAAGGAATCTGACATGTTATGCGAAGAGGCTAGGAAGGCAATCGCAAGTGTACTGACTCAAAGCTGA